One genomic region from Candidatus Caldarchaeum subterraneum encodes:
- a CDS encoding peptidase M20 — translation MVNLTPLFQHVEENREKYLEYAKRLISVPSVSTYGSGLEECADLVAEMLENHGFRVEKFSNPEGGGPILLGTINYEAHATLMFYNHYDVQPAEPLEKWTTPPFTPVVRNGKLYGRGAADNKGNIAARLAAVDALLSTLGELPVNLKFLIEGGEEVGSPGLEKFVRENRDKLFADGCIWEYGYVSRSGSPVIYLGQKGMLYVEMEIQGPASDLHSSWGAVVENRAWRLVQALSTMRGPDGRVTVDGFYDDVVYEGEELLEKLDISEFSPPHKLLKSAEKNPLRQLFLEPTINLNGLYAGYIGPGSKTIIPAKASAKLDIRLVPRQTPEKIKQLLLQHLEKNGLTDIKLHIHQAYPAARTSPDNFLPKLVADTAATAYGKPSIIIPSGAASGPMYVITDILETPCVSTGCGYYGSSPHGPDENIRLTDFTANIKHIALIMLNFKNYLYTG, via the coding sequence ATGGTGAACCTCACCCCTCTTTTTCAACACGTGGAGGAAAATCGTGAAAAGTATCTCGAGTATGCCAAGCGTCTGATAAGCGTGCCAAGTGTCTCGACCTATGGCAGCGGCCTCGAGGAATGCGCCGACCTCGTTGCGGAGATGTTGGAGAACCATGGATTCCGTGTGGAGAAGTTCAGCAACCCTGAGGGCGGCGGCCCCATATTGCTTGGCACGATAAACTACGAAGCACATGCTACGCTGATGTTCTACAACCACTATGATGTCCAGCCCGCCGAGCCTTTGGAAAAATGGACAACACCACCTTTCACACCCGTTGTCAGAAACGGCAAACTCTATGGAAGGGGCGCGGCCGACAACAAGGGCAACATCGCGGCTCGTCTCGCAGCCGTTGACGCCTTGCTCAGCACCTTGGGGGAGCTGCCTGTTAACCTGAAGTTTTTGATAGAGGGGGGCGAGGAGGTCGGTAGCCCGGGCCTCGAAAAATTTGTCCGCGAAAACCGTGACAAGCTCTTCGCCGATGGATGCATTTGGGAATATGGATACGTGAGCAGAAGCGGCTCCCCCGTTATCTACCTGGGGCAGAAGGGGATGCTCTATGTAGAGATGGAAATACAGGGCCCCGCCAGCGACCTGCATTCCTCATGGGGGGCGGTTGTCGAGAATCGGGCGTGGAGGCTTGTGCAAGCTCTTTCCACGATGCGGGGCCCTGACGGCAGAGTAACGGTGGACGGTTTCTACGACGACGTGGTGTATGAGGGTGAGGAGTTGCTGGAGAAGCTTGACATATCGGAGTTCAGCCCACCCCATAAGCTTCTCAAATCGGCTGAGAAAAACCCGCTGAGACAGCTGTTTCTCGAGCCAACCATCAACCTCAACGGCCTCTACGCAGGCTACATAGGTCCCGGCAGTAAAACCATCATACCAGCCAAAGCCTCGGCAAAGCTGGACATACGTCTCGTCCCACGACAAACCCCCGAGAAGATAAAGCAGCTTCTCCTACAGCACCTCGAGAAAAACGGCCTAACCGACATCAAGCTACACATTCACCAAGCCTACCCAGCCGCGCGGACAAGCCCCGACAACTTCCTACCCAAGCTCGTAGCAGACACCGCGGCAACAGCATACGGAAAACCATCCATCATAATTCCGTCCGGAGCGGCTTCGGGACCGATGTACGTCATAACAGACATCCTCGAAACACCATGCGTCTCAACAGGATGCGGATACTACGGCTCCTCCCCACACGGCCCCGACGAAAACATACGTCTCACAGACTTCACAGCAAACATCAAACACATAGCGCTCATAATGCTCAACTTCAAAAACTACCTCTACACGGGGTAG
- a CDS encoding saccharopine dehydrogenase (NAD+, L-lysine forming), with protein sequence MGGFWMRVLVLGVGAVGEVIAKHLAGEGGVSLSVADIDELRLRRIKRMLRSRVETRIVGGDGFDEVVNDADLVINSASPTINLDLMKTCLRYGVNYMDLASDDIDKQLAMNRSWRRKEVLALICMGEDPGLSNIYARYAADKLDRVNSIKIRDGEYSKSRKYPLIALFSPEIFFDEILSPSLVYVNGRFRKLPALSGYEVYEFPEPVGKLSVYSVNHEEVYTLPRFIGKGVRYVDFKLALADELINATKLLKRIGLLRSRRMRVKDASVSPRDVFFALMPKPSEIAKHIEGYASLVVEVEGMYKGKAVTYSIYTLMSHEQANKLFRANATSYLTGTVPAVVASMIARGEIEDVGVRVPEQLDPTPVVERLTRHGILSYVESSEEKLLARD encoded by the coding sequence ATGGGTGGTTTCTGGATGCGTGTGCTGGTGCTTGGTGTAGGGGCTGTTGGAGAGGTAATAGCTAAGCATCTCGCTGGTGAAGGCGGGGTCTCGCTGAGTGTTGCTGACATCGACGAGCTGAGGCTGAGACGTATTAAACGCATGCTACGGAGTAGGGTTGAGACGCGGATTGTGGGCGGAGACGGCTTTGATGAAGTGGTTAATGACGCCGACCTCGTAATAAACTCCGCAAGCCCTACGATAAACCTTGACCTGATGAAGACTTGTCTACGCTACGGTGTGAACTACATGGATTTGGCGAGTGACGATATCGATAAGCAGCTTGCCATGAATAGGAGCTGGCGGCGGAAAGAGGTTCTCGCGCTTATCTGTATGGGAGAGGACCCGGGTTTGTCAAACATCTACGCAAGATACGCCGCGGACAAGCTGGACAGAGTCAACTCCATCAAGATAAGGGACGGAGAATATTCGAAAAGCAGAAAATATCCGTTGATAGCGTTGTTTTCTCCTGAGATTTTCTTTGACGAGATATTGTCGCCTTCGCTTGTTTACGTAAACGGCCGGTTCAGGAAGTTGCCGGCGCTCAGCGGCTATGAGGTTTACGAGTTTCCAGAGCCTGTTGGCAAGCTTTCGGTCTACTCTGTCAACCACGAGGAGGTGTATACTCTTCCGAGGTTTATTGGGAAAGGGGTTCGCTATGTCGATTTTAAGCTGGCTCTTGCCGATGAACTGATAAACGCCACCAAGCTTCTCAAACGCATCGGGTTGCTGAGGTCGCGGCGGATGCGTGTCAAAGACGCGTCCGTATCTCCTCGCGATGTATTTTTTGCTCTCATGCCCAAGCCCTCAGAGATAGCTAAACATATAGAGGGCTATGCAAGCCTCGTTGTCGAGGTTGAGGGAATGTACAAGGGAAAAGCCGTCACCTACAGCATATACACCCTGATGAGCCATGAGCAGGCCAACAAGCTGTTCAGAGCCAACGCGACCTCTTACCTGACGGGCACCGTCCCCGCGGTCGTCGCATCTATGATTGCGAGAGGAGAGATTGAGGATGTCGGTGTCCGTGTTCCCGAGCAGCTTGACCCGACCCCTGTAGTTGAGCGTCTTACACGCCATGGAATACTGAGTTACGTAGAGTCTTCTGAGGAAAAGTTATTGGCGAGAGATTAG